A DNA window from Drosophila pseudoobscura strain MV-25-SWS-2005 chromosome 2, UCI_Dpse_MV25, whole genome shotgun sequence contains the following coding sequences:
- the spdo gene encoding mediator of RNA polymerase II transcription subunit 15: MSQHNYTNPAFCQNSEFYPVPSSGKGSGSSRVESIYNRSLQLNFGAVPRPAHVAPSPSRDPREGPLRMQRSMSTRSVTRKQQQQQQQQTHNYQQQKPKQLQQNHQQQQQQQQQQQQQQSSSGRYALVPLEELNVSRASRYAIVPGQAAQRLARSQDNLDRYGSRYGLQSEEEPHSFHEEPHQETQFASLPPMLNGLPPKPTAIQGQQGQTKIKHAFSSDFGSKTFLIVDKNSNQRYQMVPTAEDEELVDENQEIIQMHNGRAHRYAMIPTDADEEELAEEESSMMLQQQETCLSTTELSQQFAARTSTPQQRNAAAATRALHELLTTPRKMQPPPRLAHSTPRNAAHHEQLQLERRLQLYQSQQILSQVAPAPPPPTLPLRQNRLSPQRLHYETVKAAPAPLADRSMAVISPRVQEQERDLEQDMSSIQGKPQNNNSYPQKLANATITLAIVSLMLVLGSTMNAGLIIYMIAHFGKSFYLQFGLVASFCGVGLGFLGFRSRHCEWLPNRSYTSGYILVTVFCLFKSCGLLVILVLDPFPGLPLHDVTTGVILGLSTFTMFFIGLGVMGSLWCYRPPPDNRVNVV, from the exons ATGTCGCAGCACAACTACACGAACCCCGCGTTCTGCCAGAACAGCGAGTTCTATCCGGTGCCCAGCAGCGGCaagggcagcggcagcagtcgGGTGGAGTCCATCTACAACCGCAGTCTGCAGCTGAACTTCGGCGCCGTCCCTCGGCCAGCCCATGTCGCGCCCTCGCCGAGTCGCGATCCCCGCGAGGGTCCCCTGCGGATGCAGCGTAGCATGTCCACACGATCGGTGACGcggaaacagcagcagcagcagcagcagcagacacataactaccagcagcagaagccgaagcagctgcaacagaaccaccagcagcaacagcaacagcagcagcagcagcagcagcaacaatcttCAAGTGGTCGCTATGCCCTGGTGCCTCTGGAGGAGCTCAACGTGAGCAGAGCCAGCCGGTACGCCATAGTGCCCGGACAGGCGGCCCAGCGACTGGCCAGATCCCAGGACAACCTCGATCGCTATGGATCGCGATACGGACTGCAGTCGGAAGAGGAGCCGCACTCCTTCCACGAGGAGCCGCACCAGGAGACGCAGTTTGCGAGCCTGCCGCCCATGCTGAATGGCCTGCCTCCGAAGCCCACCGCCATCCAAGGACAACAGGGACAGACGAAGATCAAGCACGCCTTCAGCAGCGACTTCGGCAGCAAGACGTTCCTCATCGTGGACAAGAACAGCAACCAGCGGTACCAGATGGTGCCCACggccgaggacgaggagctgGTGGACGAGAACCAGGAAATCATCCAGATGCACAACGGTCGAGCCCATCGGTACGCGATGATACCGACGGACgccgacgaggaggagctggccgAGGAGGAGTCCTCGAtgatgctgcagcagcaggagacgTGCCTCAGCACCACGGAGCTGAGTCAGCAGTTTGCCGCAAGGACCTCGACACCACAGCAGAGGAATGCGGCGGCCGCCACACGGGCGCTCCACGAGCTCCTCACCACGCCTCGGAAGATGCAGCCGCCCCCGCGGCTGGCCCACTCCACGCCCCGCAACGCCGCCCACcacgagcagctgcagctggagcgcCGCCTGCAGCTCTACCAGAGCCAGCAGATCCTCAGCCAGGTCGctcctgcccctcctcctcccacacTGCCGCTCCGCCAGAACCGACTCTCGCCGCAGAGACTCCACTACGAGACGGTGAAGGCAGCTCCTGCCCCGCTTGCGGACCGCTCCATGGCCGTGATCAGTCCGCGcgtgcaggagcaggagcgcgACCTGGAGCAGGACATGAGCAGCATCCAGGGCAAGCCGCAGAACAACAACTCCTACCCGCAGAAGCTGGCCAATGCCACCATCACCCTGGCCATAGTCTCCCTGATGCTCGTCCTGGGCAGCACCATGAATGCCGGCCTCATCATCTACATGATAGCCCAC TTTGGCAAGTCCTTCTATCTGCAATTCGGTTTGGTGGCCTCCTTCTGCGGCGTAGGCCTGGGATTCCTCGGATTCCGGTCGCGCCACTGCGAGTGGCTGCCGAACCGGAGCTACACCTCCGGCTACATCCTGGTCACCGTGTTCTGCCTGTTCAAGAGCTGCGGACTGCTCGTCATCCTTGTGCTGGACCCGTTCCCCGGCCTGCCGCTACACGACGTCACCACGGGCGTCATCCTGGGCCTCTCCACCTTCACCATGTTCTTCATCGGCCTGGGCGTTATGGGCAGCCTCTGGTGCTACCGTCCCCCGCCAGACAACCGCGTCAACGTGGTCTAA
- the PH4alphaSG2 gene encoding prolyl 4-hydroxylase subunit alpha-1, with product MSHRVWCCLSLWLVLALLLIIRGGGVRAEFYSSVDSRQDLGQLELELLNATRSYLKAQQQQINLYRKFVEQLKREHVMAMDLIDLDEYLGHPLHAFRLIKRLVYDWDALHAPVVENKPREDYRQLVDSLSKEVGLPDLSELQGAVKGLARLQRVYNFTAPDLADGIINGFFYDSEMDWRDCYEIGVQLFDLGEHHRSLEWLQEAFRLLRANPEMKEAEKPQFIADIREYAALANFELGKPTRAGTLLEKVLQTEPTHPARHIQKYVDYRDLAGSNKHEKEPSWFGNYSRLCQGRRLPEKGSGTSLRCFLDGKRHAYFTLAPLQVEQVHLDPDIDVYHGILTLDQIDSIFEAADKQEMTRSGVAGDGGTRTVVDLRVSQQTWLDYESPIMKSIARLVVFISGFDIAGAEAMQVANYGVGGQYEPHPDYFEVNLPSDFKGDRISTSMFYLSDVEQGGYTVFTKLNVFLPPIKGALVMWHNLHRSLDVDPRTHHAGCPVIVGSKRIGNIWMHSGHQEFRRPCNLTSDSFKSVAYRE from the exons ATGTCACATCGTGTTTGGTGCTGCCTGTCTCTGTGGCTGGTCCTCGCGCTCCTGCTCATTATTCGTGGCGGCGGTGTCCGGGCAGAGTTCTACTCGTCTGTGGATAGTAGGCAGGACCTGGGGCAactggagttggagctgctgAATGCCACGCGTTCCTATCTgaaggcccagcagcagcagattaACTTATACCGCAA ATTTGTAGAGCAGCTGAAGCGGGAACATGTCATGGCCATGGATCTGATAGATCTCGATGAGTACCTGGGGCATCCGCTGCATGCGTTCAGGCTGATCAAGCGACTGGTCTACGATTGGGATGCTCTGCACGCTCCTGTGGTGGAGAACAAGCCCAGAGAAG ACTACCGGCAGCTGGTGGATAGCCTGTCCAAAGAAGTGGGCCTCCCAGATCTGTCGGAACTTCAGGGCGCCGTCAAAGGTTTGGCTCGACTGCAGAGGGTCTACAATTTCACCGCACCGGACCTGGCCGATGGAATCATCAACGGTTTCTTCTACGACTCGGAAATGGACTGGCGAGATTGCTACGAGATCGGGGTGCAGCTCTTCGATTTGGGAGAGCACCACCGCTCTTTGGAGTGGCTCCAAGAGGCGTTCCGCCTTCTCCGGGCCAATCCCGAGATGAAGGAAGCAGAGAAGCCCCAGTTCATAGCTGACATCAGGGAATACGCGGCCTTGGCCAACTTTGAGCTGGGAAAGCCCACGCGAGCAGGCACACTCTTGGAGAAGGTGCTGCAGACCGAACCCACGCATCCCGCACGGCACATACAGAAATATGTGGACTACAGGGATCTGGCGGGCTCCAATAAACATGAAAAAGAGCCCTCATGGTTCGGCAACTACTCAAGGCTCTGTCAGGGCAGAAGATTGCCCGAGAAGGGCAGTGGAACTTCACTCCGCTGCTTCCTCGATGGCAAGAGACACGCTTACTTCACTCTCGCTCCCCTACAGGTGGAGCAGGTGCATCTGGATCCCGACATCGACGTGTATCATGGGATTCTGACCCTCGATCAAATCGATTCCATCTTCGAGGCGGCGGACAAGCAGGAAATGACCCGCTCTGGAGTGGCTGGAGACGGTGGCACGCGAACCGTAGTCGATCTTCGGGTCAGCCAGCAGACGTGGCTTGACTACGAGAGCCCCATAATGAAGTCCATCGCTCGCCTGGTGGTATTCATTTCCGGCTTCGACATAGCCGGGGCCGAGGCCATGCAGGTGGCCAACTACGGCGTGGGCGGACAGTATGAGCCCCATCCGGACTACTTTGAGGTCAACCTTCCGTCTGATTTTAAAGGAGATCGCATCTCCACCAGCATGTTCTAT CTCTCTGATGTAGAACAGGGCGGCTACACGGTCTTCACCAAGCTGAATGTCTTCCTGCCTCCCATCAAGGGTGCGCTGGTCATGTGGCACAACCTGCATCGCTCCCTGGACGTGGATCCGCGCACCCACCATGCCGGCTGTCCTGTGATTGTGGGCTCCAAGCGCA TTGGAAACATTTGGATGCACTCGGGCCACCAGGAGTTCCGCAGGCCGTGCAACCTCACCTCCGATAGCTTCAAGTCCGTGGCCTATCGGGAATGA